A genomic window from Flintibacter sp. KGMB00164 includes:
- a CDS encoding sigma-70 family RNA polymerase sigma factor translates to MNCDRCGRTIPKGSNACPYCKEEQAGDGLAGLVALAREGNQNALAALYEKTYNEVFYTIKSMIKDEDTVLDLLQDTYVKAFTHLDGFQGDSKFSPWVRQIGANTARDYLKKKKPMLFTDLAAGEKPDEPVEEHFADLDAGNLPDEVLDRAETTRLVREIIDGLPEDQRAVIGMYYYQEMPVKDIAAALGASESAVKSRLLYGRRKIEAQVRDLEKKGTKLYGLAPIPFLLWLMGAQEAQAAQLPNGQILQNVLASAGQAGAAGAGAASATGAGAASQGGTAAAVGAKAAAGGLGAAKLGLIAVAAVAVIGAGVYGVSRLSQPAAGPGENSNSSVSVSDGSAPVQTEEDPADQALEQYRLIVSQADSYSYSPYPVTPTGNYRYALVQLEPDDPVPTLLLSQEGDDYSDRVRLFQYDPDTDQVIQPEEALEEYGGGGGYNSGLSLQGDGMGLRLTEISGGTGSTDITRITLSNGSLVREKQWSGRMDAIPQELSFIDIPWHDIADTAALDSWTPENGTTQPDGSSDSSADNGTEGELPTDGDRIVFTGTIDTYSYEEVIALQGCPDPNAPWSDPSQTFHLIVLDTPQEMELQSGDPVGAPRSDTVRVISVAYAEGLEQYDGQHLTFSIDPEATYWPSDTSMPVGQPGTRDVHVLK, encoded by the coding sequence ATGAACTGTGATCGGTGTGGAAGAACCATTCCCAAGGGAAGTAATGCCTGTCCCTACTGCAAGGAGGAGCAAGCGGGAGACGGGCTGGCCGGTCTGGTGGCTCTGGCCCGGGAAGGGAACCAGAATGCCCTGGCTGCCCTGTACGAGAAGACCTACAACGAGGTGTTCTACACCATCAAGTCCATGATCAAGGACGAGGATACGGTCCTGGATCTGCTGCAGGATACCTACGTGAAGGCCTTTACTCACTTGGACGGCTTCCAGGGCGACAGCAAGTTTTCTCCCTGGGTGCGGCAGATCGGGGCCAACACGGCCCGGGACTATTTGAAAAAGAAGAAGCCCATGCTCTTTACCGACCTGGCCGCCGGAGAGAAGCCGGACGAGCCGGTGGAGGAGCATTTTGCTGATCTCGACGCCGGGAACCTCCCCGATGAGGTGCTGGACCGGGCGGAGACTACCCGGCTGGTGCGCGAGATCATCGACGGATTGCCGGAGGACCAGCGGGCGGTCATCGGTATGTACTACTACCAGGAGATGCCGGTAAAGGACATTGCCGCTGCCCTGGGGGCGTCGGAGAGCGCGGTGAAAAGCCGTCTGCTGTACGGCCGCCGGAAGATTGAGGCCCAGGTCCGGGACCTGGAGAAGAAGGGGACCAAGCTCTACGGTCTGGCGCCCATTCCCTTCCTGCTGTGGCTTATGGGGGCCCAGGAGGCCCAGGCGGCCCAGCTGCCAAACGGGCAGATCCTCCAGAATGTGCTGGCAAGCGCCGGCCAGGCCGGAGCGGCTGGAGCTGGTGCTGCCTCCGCCACTGGTGCCGGGGCGGCATCCCAGGGCGGAACGGCGGCTGCCGTTGGAGCCAAAGCGGCTGCCGGCGGCCTGGGAGCGGCCAAGCTGGGTCTCATTGCCGTCGCCGCTGTGGCGGTGATCGGCGCAGGCGTGTACGGTGTCAGCCGCCTGTCTCAGCCCGCCGCCGGGCCGGGGGAGAATTCCAATTCCTCTGTGAGCGTCTCGGACGGTTCCGCTCCTGTTCAGACCGAGGAGGACCCGGCAGACCAGGCCTTGGAGCAGTACCGCCTTATCGTCTCCCAGGCGGACAGCTATTCCTATTCACCCTATCCCGTGACCCCTACCGGCAACTACCGCTATGCTCTGGTTCAGCTGGAGCCCGACGACCCGGTGCCCACGCTGCTTCTCTCTCAGGAGGGGGACGATTACAGTGATCGGGTGCGGCTGTTCCAGTACGACCCTGACACCGACCAGGTGATCCAGCCGGAGGAGGCGCTGGAGGAGTACGGTGGAGGAGGCGGCTACAATTCCGGCCTTTCCCTCCAGGGCGATGGAATGGGACTGCGCTTGACGGAGATATCAGGCGGGACCGGAAGCACGGATATTACTCGAATCACCCTTTCGAATGGCTCCCTGGTGCGGGAGAAACAGTGGTCCGGACGCATGGATGCCATTCCTCAGGAGCTGAGTTTCATAGATATCCCCTGGCATGACATTGCCGATACTGCTGCGCTGGACAGCTGGACGCCGGAGAACGGGACGACTCAGCCGGACGGTTCATCTGATTCATCTGCCGACAACGGGACAGAGGGTGAGCTTCCCACCGATGGAGACCGCATCGTCTTTACCGGAACCATTGATACTTACAGCTATGAAGAAGTCATTGCCCTTCAGGGCTGCCCTGATCCCAACGCTCCCTGGTCTGACCCCAGCCAGACCTTCCACCTCATTGTGCTGGATACTCCCCAGGAGATGGAATTGCAGTCGGGCGATCCGGTGGGTGCTCCAAGAAGCGATACCGTGCGTGTGATCTCAGTTGCCTACGCAGAGGGGCTGGAACAATATGACGGTCAGCATCTGACCTTCAGCATTGATCCTGAGGCCACCTATTGGCCCAGCGACACCTCTATGCCGGTGGGACAGCCAGGCACACGGGATGTTCATGTTTTAAAGTAA
- a CDS encoding sigma-70 family RNA polymerase sigma factor, which translates to MYIEKETHRGKDDDRQFILDLYRDFCRLMFFTAQKYCSDPLQQEEVVQESLRKLIEKVGTLRTLKPSVLASYIVATVRNTAISYLRAQAKDKAVVSLEDLSEEPASQESMDEALILQEELAPLRAIWPQLSREDQLLLEGKYLLGYSSAQLAQQLGYEPANVRMKLTRARRRALKLMKKGGNGHDQP; encoded by the coding sequence GTGTACATAGAGAAAGAAACACATCGCGGCAAGGACGACGACCGTCAATTTATCCTCGATCTTTACCGGGATTTTTGCCGTTTGATGTTCTTTACCGCCCAAAAATATTGTTCTGATCCCCTCCAGCAGGAGGAGGTGGTACAGGAGAGCCTGCGCAAGCTCATTGAAAAGGTGGGCACGCTCCGTACCCTCAAGCCCTCCGTCTTGGCTTCCTACATCGTGGCCACGGTGCGCAACACTGCCATCTCCTACCTGCGTGCCCAGGCCAAGGACAAGGCGGTGGTTAGCTTGGAGGATTTGAGCGAAGAGCCCGCTTCCCAGGAGTCTATGGATGAGGCGCTCATTCTCCAGGAGGAGCTGGCCCCCCTGCGCGCCATCTGGCCCCAGCTGAGTCGGGAGGATCAGCTGCTGCTGGAGGGCAAATACCTTCTGGGGTACAGCAGCGCCCAACTGGCACAGCAGTTGGGGTATGAACCCGCCAATGTGCGCATGAAGCTGACCCGTGCCCGGCGGAGAGCTTTGAAGCTGATGAAGAAGGGAGGGAACGGTCATGACCAACCGTGA